A region from the Raphanus sativus cultivar WK10039 unplaced genomic scaffold, ASM80110v3 Scaffold3442, whole genome shotgun sequence genome encodes:
- the LOC130506591 gene encoding uncharacterized protein LOC130506591 yields the protein MGACASTPKESDILETPATTENAVVEPKNVETETVSQEKGDEVVAEKKEESTVDEAETPKEPEPANPSEVVKSVEAVKTQETLEAAGETEPPKQEEAEHSQ from the exons ATGGGAGCCTGTGCGAGCACGCCTAAGGAGTCTGATATCCTTGAAACCCCTGCCACTACCGAAAACGCTGTCGTTGAGCCCAAGAACGTGGAAACCGAAACTGTATCTCAG GAGAAGGGAGATGAAGTTGTTgcagagaagaaggaagagtcTACTGTAGATGAAGCAGAGACACCGAAGGAACCTGAACCAGCTAACCCGTCTGAGGTAGTCAAGTCTGTCGAGGCTGTGAAGACCCAAGAGACTCTAGAAGCTGCTGGTGAGACTGAGCCACCAAAACAAGAGGAGGCTGAACACAGCCAATGA
- the LOC130506590 gene encoding uncharacterized protein LOC130506590, whose protein sequence is MPPNGVRVAMEMQAEAERKKRAQILESEGERQAHINIADGKKSSVILESEAAKMDQVNRASGEAEAILARAQATARGLAMLSQSLKETGGVEAASLRVAEQYIQAFGNIAKEGTTMLLPSSAANPANMIAQALTMYKSLVPNGGIIQETSAVDSSSDAK, encoded by the exons ATGCCTCCTAATGGAGTGAGGGTTGCTATGGAAatgcaagctgaagctgaacGTAAAAAGAGAGCCCAGATTCTCGAGTCCGAAG GAGAACGCCAAGCCCATATCAACATAGCTGATGGTAAGAAGAGTTCTGTAATCTTGGAATCAGAAGCTGCAAAGATGGACCAAGTCAATCGAGCATCAG GTGAGGCAGAAGCAATATTAGCTAGAGCACAAGCAACGGCCAGGGGGTTGGCCATGTTATCTCAATCCCTCAAGGAAACTGGTGGAGTGGAG GCTGCGAGTTTGAGAGTTGCAGAGCAATACATTCAAGCTTTTGGGAACATAGCCAAGGAG GGTACAACGATGCTGCTTCCGAGTTCAGCTGCAAATCCTGCAAACATGATCGCTCAAGCCTTGACAATGTACAAAAGCCTCGTCCCCAACGGTGGTATCATCCAGGAAACCTCAGCAGTGGACTCCTCGTCTGATGCGAAATAG